One window from the genome of Spirochaetaceae bacterium encodes:
- a CDS encoding MATE family efflux transporter, which produces MNTLFKKLFPIEKEFFPYLLKLAAPIAIEMVLVVVLGLTDIIMISRFSAEVGVASVSLANQLFNNLLLIFFGLGSGAAVFFSRYWGRDDFKAMRTTFGLTTALVLVAAVLGMVGFYFGAYWVMSIMSSDPAVVYYGSQYLRIITISFPFVAVSLTVSSLFRSIEKSHYPMWIAFFTVFFNIFLNWVFIFGNLGAPAMGVAGAAIAVVVSWVADSALNIILFMSAKNPIRKGFKDYFHFISPEGFTLLKQFFGLTFFVVVADLMFGLGFTAYRRAFAIAGTEVVAAFAAVDSFLYIFYTIVVAIAGSCGIVMGIAIGENNLKRAKLLAKIFIRLNFVSAIPLALIIFAILPFIANIFGFSGLTASYLRAAVLLSAILFGLRTLEYLLNVGILRTGGDVRFYTITQTITMWVIAVPLILWLAWLGVPPLLLYSVVILEELIRNAICFVRYKNGLWIKQF; this is translated from the coding sequence ATGAACACTTTATTTAAAAAATTATTTCCTATCGAAAAGGAGTTCTTCCCCTATCTTTTAAAACTGGCCGCTCCCATTGCGATAGAGATGGTGCTGGTGGTAGTTTTAGGGCTAACCGATATTATTATGATTAGCCGCTTTAGCGCCGAAGTAGGCGTAGCTAGCGTTAGCCTTGCTAACCAGCTCTTTAACAATTTGCTGCTTATCTTTTTTGGTTTGGGCAGCGGTGCGGCGGTGTTTTTTAGCCGCTATTGGGGGCGCGACGATTTTAAAGCTATGCGTACCACCTTTGGTTTAACAACGGCTTTGGTATTAGTGGCGGCCGTGCTGGGTATGGTTGGTTTTTATTTTGGGGCTTATTGGGTGATGAGTATTATGAGCAGCGACCCGGCTGTGGTTTATTATGGCAGCCAATACCTGCGTATTATTACTATATCTTTTCCTTTTGTAGCTGTCTCGCTTACCGTATCTTCGCTGTTTAGGAGTATCGAAAAAAGCCACTACCCTATGTGGATAGCTTTTTTTACCGTCTTTTTTAATATTTTTTTAAATTGGGTTTTTATTTTTGGCAACTTAGGAGCGCCGGCTATGGGCGTGGCTGGGGCAGCTATTGCCGTAGTTGTTTCGTGGGTAGCCGACTCGGCTTTAAACATTATTTTGTTTATGTCGGCTAAAAACCCTATCCGTAAAGGCTTTAAAGATTATTTTCATTTTATTTCGCCCGAAGGGTTTACCTTGCTTAAACAATTTTTTGGTCTTACCTTTTTTGTGGTAGTGGCCGATTTAATGTTTGGTTTAGGCTTTACAGCTTACAGGCGCGCTTTTGCCATAGCCGGCACAGAGGTGGTAGCGGCCTTTGCAGCGGTAGATAGCTTTTTGTACATTTTTTATACGATTGTAGTAGCCATAGCCGGCTCGTGCGGTATTGTTATGGGTATAGCCATTGGTGAAAATAACCTTAAAAGAGCTAAACTTTTAGCCAAAATTTTTATTAGGTTAAATTTTGTCAGCGCTATTCCATTGGCCCTTATTATTTTTGCTATTTTACCTTTTATCGCTAATATTTTTGGTTTTAGCGGGCTTACCGCCAGCTATTTAAGAGCTGCTGTACTTTTAAGCGCCATTTTATTTGGTTTGCGCACTTTAGAGTATTTGCTAAATGTGGGTATTTTACGTACCGGCGGTGATGTACGGTTTTATACCATAACTCAAACCATTACAATGTGGGTAATAGCTGTGCCGCTCATTTTATGGCTGGCATGGCTGGGTGTGCCGCCGCTGCTACTTTATAGTGTAGTTATATTAGAAGAACTAATTAGAAATGCCATTTGTTTTGTGCGTTACAAAAATGGCCTATGGATTAAGCAATTTTAA